One Mesorhizobium loti genomic window carries:
- a CDS encoding DeoR family transcriptional regulator: MLTDERHQIIRDRLAAEGRVLAGELASRFGVSEDTVRRDLRELAKAGHCRRVYGGAVAPAPFATTPVGLRASHAVEEKTRLARATVALLTRGQTLFIDSGTTNAAIARAIPRDLDLTVATNSLEVASALSDHALIELIVLGGRFDRHLGACVGADTLAAVAQLGADLFILGSCGLDASRGVTAFDSAEAEVKRAMAKNSAGIVIAVTNDKLATAAPYRVAGAEAIRHLVVEKTAPAAILADFEYQGAEIHFA; the protein is encoded by the coding sequence ATGCTTACCGATGAGCGGCATCAAATCATCCGCGATCGCCTTGCGGCCGAGGGAAGGGTGCTGGCCGGCGAGTTGGCAAGCCGATTCGGCGTTTCGGAAGACACGGTTCGCCGCGACCTCAGGGAACTGGCGAAGGCCGGGCACTGTCGCCGGGTCTATGGCGGCGCGGTGGCGCCCGCGCCTTTCGCGACAACGCCGGTCGGCCTGCGCGCCAGCCATGCCGTCGAAGAGAAGACGCGGCTGGCCCGCGCGACCGTCGCATTGCTCACGCGCGGGCAGACTTTGTTCATCGACAGCGGCACGACCAATGCCGCGATAGCCAGAGCCATCCCGCGCGACCTCGATCTGACAGTCGCCACCAATTCGCTCGAAGTTGCCTCGGCGCTGTCAGACCACGCCCTGATCGAGCTGATTGTGCTCGGCGGCAGGTTCGACCGCCACCTCGGTGCTTGCGTCGGTGCCGACACGCTGGCCGCCGTCGCGCAGCTTGGCGCGGACCTGTTCATTCTGGGCTCCTGCGGTCTCGATGCCTCGCGGGGCGTGACGGCATTCGATTCGGCCGAGGCCGAGGTAAAGCGGGCCATGGCCAAGAACAGCGCCGGCATCGTCATAGCCGTCACCAATGACAAGCTCGCCACCGCGGCGCCGTATCGCGTCGCCGGGGCAGAGGCGATCCGCCATCTGGTGGTCGAGAAGACCGCACCGGCCGCAATCCTTGCCGATTTCGAATACCAGGGCGCCGAAATCCACTTCGCTTGA